The genome window TGACGTCCGTCCTTGTCTATCACATGACGGGATCAAAAATAGCCATGGGTGGGATTTGGATAGCTTATTTTGTCCCAAAGCTTATCATGTCCATTGTTTCAGGACCATACATTGATCGTCTTGATTATAAAAAGATCATGATCTTTTCTGAATTGGGCTTACCCCTGTCAAGTAGACATTGTAAAAAAAGACT of Caldalkalibacillus salinus contains these proteins:
- a CDS encoding MFS transporter, with product MKKLFGNRSFLIMWLAQFASGLGSTFATFVTSVLVYHMTGSKIAMGGIWIAYFVPKLIMSIVSGPYIDRLDYKKIMIFSELGLPLSSRHCKKRL